From Desulfobacterales bacterium, the proteins below share one genomic window:
- a CDS encoding 2Fe-2S iron-sulfur cluster binding domain-containing protein encodes MAITVEFKTSGKTAQWNDSYESLLELAEENGIEIEPMCKLGVCGTCKVRLFPASGYGGRRRA; translated from the coding sequence ATGGCGATAACAGTTGAATTCAAAACATCCGGCAAGACCGCACAATGGAATGACAGCTATGAAAGCCTGCTGGAACTGGCTGAAGAAAACGGGATTGAAATTGAACCGATGTGCAAGCTCGGGGTCTGCGGAACCTGTAAGGTGCGCTTATTTCCGGCAAGTGGATATGGAGGTCGAAGACGGGCTTGA